CGGGCACGCCGGGGCAGCGGAAAGCGCGCGGCAGGTGCGGATGCGTGCGGCGCAGGACGAGCACGGCGATCGAGACCATCGAGAACGCGGCGAGCGTGCCGATGTTGATGAGCTCGGCCAGCACGCTCAAAGGCACGAGTGCGCCGACGAGGCCGAAGAAAATGCCGACGATCCAAGTCGTCAGGAACGGCGTGGCGAAACGCGGGTGCACGCGCGAGAGGGCTTGCGGCAGCAGCCCGTCGCGCGACATCGCGAAAATAATGCGCGTTTGGCCATAGCTCATGACGAGGATGACGGTGAGCATGCCGAGCACGGCGCCCAGATCGATGAAGCCGGCCACCCAGTTTTGCCCCGCGACTTGGAGCGCGTACGAGACGGGGTGCGAAATATCGGCGAAGCGCGGCGAGGGCACGATACCCGTCACGACGGCGGCCACCGCGACGTACAGTACGGCGCACAGGGCCAGCGAAGCGATGATGCCGATCGGCAGATCGCGCTTCGGATTCTTGACTTCCTCGGCCGCGGACGAAACGGAGTCGAAGCCGATGAACGCGAAGAACATGACGGCCGCGGCGCCGAAGACGCCGTGCCAGCCGTTCGGCATGAACGGGTGCCAGTTCGCCGGCTGCACGTGGAATGCGCCGACCGCGATGACGGCGAGCACGACCACCACCTTGATCGCGACCATGATGTTGTTGACGCGCGTCGATTCGCGCACGCCGACGGCCAGCAGCGTCGTAATGATCATCATGACGAGGAACGCGGGCAGGTTGAACAGCGTCGTATGGCCGGCGATGGCGCCCGGCGCGGCCGTGAGCGCCATCGGCAGCTTCAGGCCGAAGCCGGCCAGCAGCGACTGCAGGTAGCCCGACCAGCCGACCGAGACGGCCGAGGCCGCCAAGCCGTATTCGAGCATGAGATCCCAGCCGATGACCCAGGCCGCGAGTTCGCCGAGCGTCGCGTACGAGTAGGTGTAGATCGAGCCGGCCACGGGGATGGTGGCGGCGAACTCGGCATAGGCGAGGCCGGCGAGCGCGCACGCGACGGCGGCGATGAGGAACGCGACCATCAGCGCAGGGCCGGCTTGCACGGCACCCGTGCCCGTCAGCACGAAAATACCGGTGCCGATGATGGCGCCGATGCCGAGGAACATGAGATCAAGCGCGCCGAGCGCTTTTTTCAGGCCCGTGCGCTCGGCACCGGCGATCATTTGCTCGACATTTTTCTTGCGGAAGAGGGACATGGGGCGAGGGTCTCCTAGAAATCGCACCTTGCTGGTGCAATTTGGCTACGGAAAAACCCTGGATTCTAGCGGAGACGACCCGCTTGACCCGCGATGCCGTAAGCAATCAGAAATGTCTTAGATGCCACCGACGATACCCTGTTTTCAGGCCGTCATCGCCGGGTTGAGATCGACGAGCCGATTGCTCATCACGTAGAACGTGAGTTCCGCGTTGTTGCGCAGTTTCATCTTTTCGAGCAGCCGCGCGCGGTAGACGCTGACCGTCTTCACGGATAGCGAGAGCGCGTGGGCGATGTCGGTCAGCCGCTTGCCCGAGGCAAGCATGCAAAGCGTCTGATACTCACGGTCCGACAGCTTTTCGTGCGGCAAGTGGTCGTTGTCGAAGGAGACGTAATCGGCAAGCGCCTCCGCGAGCGCGGGGCTCACGTATTTGCGGCCCGAGGCCACCTGGCGGATGGCTTCGATCATCTGCGCGGCCGTCACCGCCTTCGACAAATAGCCGGCGGCGCCCGCCTTGATGGAGCGCACGGCGTACTGATCCTCGCGGTACATGGAGAACATCATGACGGGGGCGCGCGGCGCGCGGCGCTTCACGCGCTTGAGCACTTCCACGCCGTTCATGTCGGGCAGCGAAATGTCGAGCAAGACGATGTCGAACGGGGCGCCGTCGAGGCTCGCGAGCGCCTGCGCGCCGCTGTCGGCTTCGACGACCTCGCGCGCGACGCCGTGGTTGAGCAAGAGCTGGCGAACGCCTTGGCGGACGATGGCGTGGTCGTCGACGAGCAGGATTCTGAGCGTCATCGCCTTACCTCGCGCGCGTCACGCGGGTCGGACGCTGACCGGTGGCGGCGCTTTGCCCGTGCGCCATGGCGGCCCACAGGAAGTGCGCGCGCACGGTCGTGCCCGAGCGCGCGGCCGGTGCGCCGGCGTCGGCAGCAGGCCATGTCCCAAGCCAAGGCGTGCACGATTCGTCACGTAGCCGCGAGGCGATGCGTAGCGCGCCGCCGAACGCTTCGCAGCGAGCGCGCAGGCCGGGCAGGCCGAAGCCGCGAGCGCTGGCCGAGTCGGGTGCACCGGCGCGGCGCGCGCGCGGCGGCATGCCGCGGCCGTCGTCCTCGATGACGAGCGTCAAGCGCTTCGCATCGGTCTGGATGCAGATGTCGGCGCGCGAAGCGTCGGCGTGCTTGGCCACGTTGTTCAACGCTTCCTGGGCCACGCGCATCACGGCGAGCGCCGCGTCGGGCGGCAGTTGCGTGAGACGTACGTCGGCAGCGCAGACGAAGCTCGTCGCGAGGCCCGTGCGCTGCGCGAACGTCCGCGTCCACTGGGCGAGCGCCGCGACGATACCGCCCTCGACGTTCGGTGCGTGCAGTTCTTGAACCAGGCGGCGGCCGGCTTCGCACGCGGCATCGATCGATTGCTGCGCGAGCGCGAGCGCTTGCGCAGCCGCCGAGGGATCGCCGCCCGCGCTCAACGCGTGCTCGACGTTGGCGAGTGCGAAGCGTGCCGCCGTCAGCTCGGCGCCGAGCCCGTCATGGAGCTCGCGGGCGACGTGCCGCTTGATCGCTTCACGCGCTTCCGTCAGTTCGGTCGCAAGTTCGCGCAGACGCCTCTCGGCGCGCTCGCCGCCACGCTCTTCGAAAAAATCGGTCGAATTGGCCAGACGTTGACTCATCGCGAAGATCACAATCTCCAATTTGCACGCTGTGACGGCGGAAAAGATGACGTGTTGCGTAACGAAATTTACATCTGGTAACAACGAAATTGCCGAGCCAAATCGTTTCCATTCGACCCTTCTTCGGGGCGGATCATATCTCAAAATTAGGAAACATGGCGTCACGACTGGCGTTGCAACGTCTCGACAAGCCCTGATTGACAGCCCGAAGATTTTCGGCTGTAGGAAAAAATCCTACGATCAAACGGGGCCGACCGGCGGTCAGTTGTAACAACCGAAGCTGCGGCAGATAGGGGCAGATAGGTGCGGCAAATAGGTGCGGCAAATAGGTGCGGCAAATTGCCGCGCAAAAACAAAAACCGGAGCACGAGGCTCCGGTTTTGTCGACGGCGGGGTGGCCGCAAGCCGCGGTCGAGAATCGATGGCGCGCGCCGCGGGGTGCGAGCGAGCGTTGCTGCGTGCGAGCGCTTGCCGCTCCGGCCGTTAGCCGACGAACGCCTTTTCGACGACGTAGTGGCCCGGCTCGTTGTTACTGCCTTCCTTGAAGCCGAGCCCGTCGAGCAGTTCGCGCGTATCGCGCAGCATATGGGGGCTGCCGCAGAGCATGACGCGGTCGTTCTCGAGCGAGAACGGGGGCACGTTCAGGTCCTCGAACAGCTTCTGCGTGTCGATGAGTTCGGTGATCCGGCCGCGGTTGTGGAACGTCTCACGCGTGACGGTCGGGTAATAGACGAGCTTCTCGCGAACGAGCTCGCCGATGTCCTCGTGGGCCGGCAGGTGATCGGTGATGTATTCCTTGTAAGCGAGTTCGTCGACGAACCGGCACGTGTGCGTGAGGACGACCTTCTCGTAGCGGTCGTAGACGTCCGGGTCCTTGATGATCGACATGAACGGCGCGAGCCCCGTACCCGTCGAGAGCAGCCAGAGCGTCTTGCCCGGCAGCAGGTTGTCGGCCATGAGCGTGCCCGTCGGCTTCTTGCCGATGAGAACTTGATCGCCGACCTTCAAGTGTTGCAGACGCGACGTGAGCGGGCCGTCCTGCACCTTGATGCTCAGGAATTCGAGGTTTTCCTCGTAGTTCGCGCTTGCCATGCTGTAGGCGCGGATCAGCGGCTTGCCGTCGACTTCGAGCCCGACCATCGTGAATTGCCCGTTTTCGAAGCGAAACGACGCATCGCGGGTACAGGTGAAGCTAAAGAGCGTATCGGTCCAGTGATGGACGGAGAGGACGGTTTGCGGGTTCAGATTGCTCATGGCTACGTGAAAGTGCGAAGAGATGGGCACCAAAGCGCTCGGCACACGGACGCTCCGGCCGGCGGGCAGGGGGCGAAGGGGCTTTCGCGGCTGCGTCTCGCGACGCTGAAAATCCGCTATTTTACCGCGCCTGCAGCATCACCATCGCGCGAAGGGTTTTTGCAGCCGGCGAGCCGGTACGACGAAGGCATACCAGAGCCGCCGTTCGCATCGCGCGCCCAGCTCCCGAGGTTCGCCGGCGTAGCGCGCGCCTATCGCTCGGCGACGAGCTTCGCGCCGAGCCCGACGAGTGCGGCGCCGCAGAACGCGTCGATCGGCCTGCGCAGTTTGCGATAGCCGCGCTGGGTGCGCTCGGTGGCGAACATGAACGCGATGCCGCAGTACCAGCTAGCCGACAGCGAACCGATCGTCGCGAACACCGCGCCATAGAACCAAAGCGGCGGATGCGCGGGAAACATCGCCGCGAACACGCTCGTCCAGAACGCGCACGACTTCGGATTCGTCGCGCAGGTGACGAACCCCGAGCGGTAGGAACGCAGCCACGCCGCCGCACCGTGCGCGATCGGCTCCGCGCCGCTGTCGTGAACTTGCGGCGCCGGGCTGCGGCGAGTGCTTGCACGCAGCAGCTTCAGGCCGAAATAGACGAGGTAGATCGCGCCGGCGATGCGCACGCCGGTGTAGAGCCACTCGAGCCGTTGCAGCACGGCCGCGAGCCCGAGCATGGCCAGCGTCACCCAGAGCATCGATGCCGTGCAGACCCCGAGCGCGGAAGCGGCGCCAAGCCCGCGCCTGCCTGCAAGCGAAAGCTGCGTGACCATGAAGAAGTTCGGTCCGGGGCTGGCCGCGGCAATCAGATAGATGACGGCAATTTGCAGAAGAATCGGCAAGTAATGCATCGTGGTGAGCGCCAGGCGAAACGAGACCGCTCAATCTAACGCACTTCGACGGGTAAGTCGCTCAATTCGAGACGGGCGATGTAGGGCAAGTGGTCGGAAAGCCACGCGGTTTCCTGCGTAGGCTGGACGCAGGCGATCGGCTGCATGCCGCGCACGAACATCTTGTCGAGCGCGAGCGCCGGCGAGAACGCGGGGAACGTGCGGGCCGGCTGCCCGAGCAGCGTCGCGACCTCGACGAGCCCATGCTCGCCGAAGATCCCGACCGAATCGTTGCGCCAGTCGTTGAAGTCGCCCGCGAGCACGAGCGGCCCGGCCGGCGCCTCGCGCGCGATCCAATGGGCGATCCAATTCATCTGCCGCATCCGAGCCGAGCGCGTGAGCGCGAGATGGGCGCACAACAGCGTGACGGATTGGCCCGCGAATGCCGCGCGTGCGACGAGCAAGCCGCGCCGCTCGAACCGGTGCGCTGAAATGTCCCAGCGTCCGCCGAGATCGAGCGGATGCGGCGAGAGGATTGCGTTGCCATGGCGCCACGACGGCTTGAAGACGTTCGGCCCGAGCGCGATGTCCAGGTCGAGCGCATGGGCGATTTCGGTCGCCTGGCATTCCCAGACGTCCGCGAGCGGCTCGTGCACGGGCGCACCGAAGCTCGTCGCGAGCACCGGGCCCGGCATGCGCCGCGCCATCGCTTCCTGTAGGAAATAGACGTCGGCATGCGTCGATTCGACCCAGCGCTGCATCGCCTTCCAGGCGGTGAAGCCGAGCGGCGATCGACCCTTGTGCAGGTTCCAGCTCACCGCGACGAAGTCTTTCTTTTGCGGGCTTGCCGCACCTGTCTGCATGAGGTCTTCGGGGTTTCGCATGCCGCTTCGTTTCCGCTTCGTTCCAACCGTTAATGAGGCGCGACGCTCGCGTGCACGCGATAGACGAGCGTCGGATTCTTGTCGATCAGCGTCCAGTCGGCCGACTCGCCGACGGGCACGAACAGACCGGGATGGCTCGCGTCGACGCGCCGAGGCTGCGGCGGCAACGCACAGCCTTCGGGCGTCGTCGGCGCGCTATCGTCCTCGATCGTCTCGTCGGCATCGATGGCGAGGGTGATGCCGCTGACGTCCGCCGCGACGGGCGAGACCGATATCGTCCGCGCAAGATCGATGCCGCCTCCGGGGTTTTCCTTGCAGCCGACGCGATGGGTGACTGCATGATGATGCGTGGCACTGAACGCCTGGCCGACCATCGTCGTGGCTTGAAACGTGTCGATCGTTTGTCCGTCGCGCACGACGTCGAGTTGCCATTGGATGGCGGCGGGCAGGTCGTCGGACGAGGCGCCGCCGGGGCCACCGGCGCCACCCGAAGCGGCGGAATTCGCCGGCGCTTCGCCCGCGGCCGTTGCATTGCCCGCGGTTAGCGCGCCGGCCAGCGCGAGCGCGGCCACGATGCCGATCACGCCGGCGACGGCGCCGCCGAGCGTGGCGGCGATGCGAGTAGCACGCCTCATCGAACCGTTCTCCTTCGCGCAGACGAATGCGGCCGCGCGCGACGACAAGCGCCCATCTTACGCCTAACGCCTCTGTGGCCGCATGACCCACGGCGCCTCGCCGCGGGGCGAGGCGCGTGCCGCATTGGCGAGCGAGCGCGTTCGCGGCGCTTATTAGCAGCACGCGCACGGCGCTGCTGGCTTTTCGC
The sequence above is a segment of the Trinickia acidisoli genome. Coding sequences within it:
- a CDS encoding amino acid permease, producing the protein MSLFRKKNVEQMIAGAERTGLKKALGALDLMFLGIGAIIGTGIFVLTGTGAVQAGPALMVAFLIAAVACALAGLAYAEFAATIPVAGSIYTYSYATLGELAAWVIGWDLMLEYGLAASAVSVGWSGYLQSLLAGFGLKLPMALTAAPGAIAGHTTLFNLPAFLVMMIITTLLAVGVRESTRVNNIMVAIKVVVVLAVIAVGAFHVQPANWHPFMPNGWHGVFGAAAVMFFAFIGFDSVSSAAEEVKNPKRDLPIGIIASLALCAVLYVAVAAVVTGIVPSPRFADISHPVSYALQVAGQNWVAGFIDLGAVLGMLTVILVMSYGQTRIIFAMSRDGLLPQALSRVHPRFATPFLTTWIVGIFFGLVGALVPLSVLAELINIGTLAAFSMVSIAVLVLRRTHPHLPRAFRCPGVPALPLAAVAACVFLMVNLQWITWVAFVVWLAIGLTVYLGYSRKHSLLAHDKH
- the rqpR gene encoding response regulator transcription factor RqpR (The RqpSR system (Regulating Quorum sensing and Pathogenicity Sensor kinase and Response regulator) co-occurs with and modulates the expression of cis-2-dodecenoic acid quorum-sensing systems.) — its product is MTLRILLVDDHAIVRQGVRQLLLNHGVAREVVEADSGAQALASLDGAPFDIVLLDISLPDMNGVEVLKRVKRRAPRAPVMMFSMYREDQYAVRSIKAGAAGYLSKAVTAAQMIEAIRQVASGRKYVSPALAEALADYVSFDNDHLPHEKLSDREYQTLCMLASGKRLTDIAHALSLSVKTVSVYRARLLEKMKLRNNAELTFYVMSNRLVDLNPAMTA
- a CDS encoding sensor histidine kinase, whose translation is MSQRLANSTDFFEERGGERAERRLRELATELTEAREAIKRHVARELHDGLGAELTAARFALANVEHALSAGGDPSAAAQALALAQQSIDAACEAGRRLVQELHAPNVEGGIVAALAQWTRTFAQRTGLATSFVCAADVRLTQLPPDAALAVMRVAQEALNNVAKHADASRADICIQTDAKRLTLVIEDDGRGMPPRARRAGAPDSASARGFGLPGLRARCEAFGGALRIASRLRDESCTPWLGTWPAADAGAPAARSGTTVRAHFLWAAMAHGQSAATGQRPTRVTRAR
- a CDS encoding ferredoxin--NADP reductase, which translates into the protein MSNLNPQTVLSVHHWTDTLFSFTCTRDASFRFENGQFTMVGLEVDGKPLIRAYSMASANYEENLEFLSIKVQDGPLTSRLQHLKVGDQVLIGKKPTGTLMADNLLPGKTLWLLSTGTGLAPFMSIIKDPDVYDRYEKVVLTHTCRFVDELAYKEYITDHLPAHEDIGELVREKLVYYPTVTRETFHNRGRITELIDTQKLFEDLNVPPFSLENDRVMLCGSPHMLRDTRELLDGLGFKEGSNNEPGHYVVEKAFVG
- a CDS encoding LysE family translocator; its protein translation is MHYLPILLQIAVIYLIAAASPGPNFFMVTQLSLAGRRGLGAASALGVCTASMLWVTLAMLGLAAVLQRLEWLYTGVRIAGAIYLVYFGLKLLRASTRRSPAPQVHDSGAEPIAHGAAAWLRSYRSGFVTCATNPKSCAFWTSVFAAMFPAHPPLWFYGAVFATIGSLSASWYCGIAFMFATERTQRGYRKLRRPIDAFCGAALVGLGAKLVAER
- a CDS encoding endonuclease/exonuclease/phosphatase family protein, with the protein product MRNPEDLMQTGAASPQKKDFVAVSWNLHKGRSPLGFTAWKAMQRWVESTHADVYFLQEAMARRMPGPVLATSFGAPVHEPLADVWECQATEIAHALDLDIALGPNVFKPSWRHGNAILSPHPLDLGGRWDISAHRFERRGLLVARAAFAGQSVTLLCAHLALTRSARMRQMNWIAHWIAREAPAGPLVLAGDFNDWRNDSVGIFGEHGLVEVATLLGQPARTFPAFSPALALDKMFVRGMQPIACVQPTQETAWLSDHLPYIARLELSDLPVEVR